TTGGACTACGCCGGCCGCCGGCAGTACTCCGAGAACACCGCGACCAACGTCTACTACGAGCAGATGGCCACCCGGTGGGGCAACTGGGCCAAGCTGTTCTTCAACAACAAGGGCGTCGTCGCGCACGGCACCGAGATCTGCATGAACTACCCGCCGAGCCAGCCCGAGATCTGGAACTGGCGCTAGTCGTCAGGGCAGCCCGCCGAACAGCGGGCTGAGCACCATCTGGATCGGGTCCGGCGGCGGTGGTGCCGGCGCGGGCGGTGCCGGCACCGGATCAAGCGGTGCCGCCGGGGCGGGTGGAAGCACCGCGGGTGGCGGAAGCACCGGCGCGGGCAGTAACGGCGCCGGAAGGATCTGCGGCGCGGGCGCGGTCGCCACCACCGGTGCCGCGGGCGCCGGAGCTACCGGCGCGACCTCGGCAGGCGCTTCGGCGACGGCGGGCACCGCCTCCGGCACCGGCTCCGCTTCGGCCACCGTGGGGACCTCGGGCGCGAGGTAGACCTCCGCGACAGGTGGCGCTTCGGGGACCGGTGCGGCCGCCAACTGCTGCACCACCGCGGGCGGTTTCGGCGCCGACGGCACCGCATGCACGCTGATCGACGTCGTCGAGGCCGTCGAGGAACTGGCCGCCTCGGTCGGCACCGGGGTTTCCTCGTCGGCGGTGAACTCCGGACCGATCGCGAACAACGCGACCGCCGCGACCGCGACCACGGTCGCAACACGGGCATGCGGCTTGAACCGAGCATACGAGCGCGGCCTCGACGTCGCGAGCCGCACGGTCTCCTCCGCGACGTCGGCCTTTGCCGCCGGCTCCGGCTGGACCACCGCGCGTAGGGCGGCGCCGCGTGCCAGCGCCAGTTGCGCGTCGTCGGAGGCGACGACCGGCATCGGCAGCGCCTCGTCGAGCGTGCCCGCGATGAGTTCGAGGTCGCCCCGCGTCCCGAGCAGATACAGGCTTTCGGGCTGCGAGCGGTTGACCTCGAAGACACCCGTCAGCCAGCGCGCGATGCCGTCGGCGCTTTCGCGCATCTGCGTCGTCGCCGTCCGCACGAAGTTGTACAGCACCGACACCACGGTCACCGCCGACGGTTCGACCACGCACAGCGCGCACCGGTCGAATCCGAGGTGACGGCCGTACGCCTGCGCCCACTCCTGGGTGGCGTCCGCGAGCGGGACAGCGGCCACCGTGTCAAAGCCCATGTCGGGCAACGATTTCAACAGCAGCGCCGCCTTCGCCTCGACGTCGTTGCTCCACGTCAGGCCGATCATCCGCACCTGGTGGCCGCTGGCCTCGGCGATCGCCCGCGCCCCGCGGACCGCGGCTTCATGCTTGGTGATGTCACCGTCGGTGGCGACGTCGGAGAGCACGGAGAAGTGGTCGTGGTCGAGGGTGAGCGCATCGGCGCCGGTGCCCTGTTGCAGCACCCAGGCGATTCCGGACGACGTCATCGACATGCCGAGC
The window above is part of the Mycolicibacterium rutilum genome. Proteins encoded here:
- a CDS encoding DUF7159 family protein; its protein translation is MDTVLGMSMTSSGIAWVLQQGTGADALTLDHDHFSVLSDVATDGDITKHEAAVRGARAIAEASGHQVRMIGLTWSNDVEAKAALLLKSLPDMGFDTVAAVPLADATQEWAQAYGRHLGFDRCALCVVEPSAVTVVSVLYNFVRTATTQMRESADGIARWLTGVFEVNRSQPESLYLLGTRGDLELIAGTLDEALPMPVVASDDAQLALARGAALRAVVQPEPAAKADVAEETVRLATSRPRSYARFKPHARVATVVAVAAVALFAIGPEFTADEETPVPTEAASSSTASTTSISVHAVPSAPKPPAVVQQLAAAPVPEAPPVAEVYLAPEVPTVAEAEPVPEAVPAVAEAPAEVAPVAPAPAAPVVATAPAPQILPAPLLPAPVLPPPAVLPPAPAAPLDPVPAPPAPAPPPPDPIQMVLSPLFGGLP